The following are encoded in a window of Deltaproteobacteria bacterium PRO3 genomic DNA:
- a CDS encoding SRPBCC family protein produces MKTFLLKSSLWLPTPRAELFPFFADPGNLQRITPPWLHFKVLKSSTPEIRQGTVIDYRLWLRGLPIRWRSEISVWEPPFRFVDEQRRGPYRRWIHQHLFTERDGGTQVEDLVEYAVLGGALVNRLLVRRDLDKIFAYRCRALQEIFPPGPEGLGAHLD; encoded by the coding sequence ATGAAGACCTTTCTGCTGAAAAGCTCCCTTTGGCTGCCGACGCCCCGCGCGGAGCTCTTTCCCTTTTTCGCCGACCCCGGCAATCTGCAGCGGATCACGCCACCCTGGCTCCATTTCAAGGTCCTGAAGTCCAGCACGCCCGAAATCCGACAGGGCACCGTGATCGACTACCGGCTGTGGCTGCGCGGCCTCCCCATCCGTTGGCGCAGCGAGATCAGCGTCTGGGAGCCGCCCTTTCGCTTCGTCGACGAGCAGCGGCGGGGACCCTACCGGCGCTGGATTCACCAGCATCTCTTCACCGAAAGGGACGGCGGCACCCAAGTCGAAGACCTCGTCGAGTACGCCGTCCTGGGCGGGGCCCTCGTCAACCGGCTTTTGGTGCGCCGCGACCTCGACAAGATCTTCGCCTACCGCTGCCGCGCCCTCCAAGAGATCTTCCCGCCCGGCCCGGAGGGCCTCGGCGCGCATCTGGACTAG
- a CDS encoding protein BatD: MRKFRLYILGALTAAWLGMGPEALAQPTVHVEVDQNTVSMDDTLTMTVEIRGGSALTTPEIPPLGNFDVVGRSTANSVEIVNGEMSVSKTFTYVLSPRRVGDFQIGPVKVYIEGQEYSAGPVRVRVTPEGGGGGPGYQTQPSFPQMPGFPSTPPGFPQLPGMPQPWPRQPPQAPPDEKAYADTFVTAETDRKEAYIGQQVIFTFRLYSTVSISGATLSLPDFKDFFTEELMKERKYETELGGRRYAVNEWRFALFPTKAGDLQTGETKVKGNVPVRIQRGPFDDPFFQGFAMTSKPRTFTAASVGIHVKELPPPPQDFTGLVGQFAISSTLSKDSLSLGETSNLKIEVAGKGNIREATLPDLQNLDYFKVYPSKPEVKLDKSLQGLSGKKTFEYALVAERPGTTVIPAQEFSYFNPDTGTYEKLSTAPLTVHILGGPSSEKLVTAGLEDSKAPAAAQGPAFDLRPIKPAAAVLYSQALRPWEGATAWALLLGAPLGFLGLIGWGRYRAR; encoded by the coding sequence ATGCGCAAATTTCGTCTTTACATCTTGGGAGCGCTGACCGCCGCGTGGCTCGGCATGGGGCCCGAGGCCCTGGCGCAGCCCACGGTCCACGTCGAGGTCGACCAAAACACCGTCTCGATGGACGACACCCTGACGATGACCGTCGAGATCCGCGGCGGCAGCGCCCTGACCACGCCTGAGATCCCGCCGCTCGGCAACTTCGACGTCGTCGGCCGCTCGACGGCGAACTCCGTCGAGATCGTCAACGGCGAGATGTCGGTGAGCAAGACCTTCACCTACGTCCTCTCCCCGCGCCGCGTGGGCGATTTCCAGATCGGCCCGGTCAAGGTCTACATCGAAGGGCAGGAATACAGCGCCGGCCCGGTCCGCGTCCGGGTCACTCCGGAGGGCGGCGGGGGAGGTCCCGGCTACCAGACCCAGCCGAGTTTCCCCCAAATGCCCGGCTTCCCCTCGACGCCGCCGGGCTTTCCGCAGCTGCCCGGCATGCCCCAGCCCTGGCCCCGCCAGCCCCCGCAGGCCCCGCCCGACGAGAAGGCCTACGCGGACACCTTCGTCACCGCCGAGACCGACCGCAAAGAGGCCTACATCGGCCAGCAGGTGATCTTCACCTTCAGGCTCTACTCCACCGTCAGCATCTCCGGCGCCACCTTGAGCCTGCCCGACTTCAAGGACTTCTTCACCGAGGAGCTGATGAAGGAGCGCAAGTACGAGACCGAGCTCGGCGGCCGGCGCTACGCCGTCAACGAGTGGCGCTTCGCCCTGTTCCCGACCAAGGCGGGGGACCTGCAGACCGGCGAGACCAAGGTGAAGGGCAACGTCCCGGTGCGGATCCAACGCGGGCCCTTCGACGATCCCTTTTTCCAGGGTTTCGCCATGACCAGCAAGCCACGGACCTTCACCGCGGCCAGCGTGGGGATTCACGTAAAGGAGCTGCCGCCGCCGCCCCAGGACTTCACCGGCCTGGTCGGGCAGTTCGCGATCTCGAGCACGCTCAGCAAGGACAGCCTCAGCCTGGGCGAGACCAGCAACCTGAAGATCGAGGTCGCGGGGAAGGGCAATATTCGCGAGGCCACCCTCCCGGATTTGCAAAACCTGGATTACTTCAAGGTCTATCCCTCCAAGCCGGAGGTGAAGCTCGACAAGAGCCTCCAAGGCCTCTCCGGCAAGAAGACCTTCGAGTACGCCCTGGTCGCCGAACGGCCGGGGACGACGGTCATCCCCGCGCAGGAGTTCAGCTACTTCAACCCGGACACGGGGACCTACGAGAAGCTGAGCACGGCGCCGCTGACCGTCCACATCCTCGGCGGACCCTCTTCGGAAAAATTGGTAACGGCGGGTCTCGAGGACTCCAAGGCCCCCGCCGCGGCGCAGGGGCCGGCCTTCGACCTGCGGCCGATCAAACCGGCCGCGGCGGTCCTCTACAGCCAGGCCCTGCGCCCCTGGGAAGGCGCGACCGCCTGGGCCCTGCTGTTGGGCGCGCCCCTGGGCTTCCTCGGCCTGATCGGCTGGGGCCGCTACCGCGCCCGCTAG
- a CDS encoding DedA family protein yields MQELFALITNLHTPEGIEALIRSGGLAVLIAIVFAETGLLVGFFLPGDSLLVTAGVLCSRSLSGGEPILNIWTVNLTLMAAAVIGDQVGFLLGRKTGPKIFDKPDNRFFKKKYALEAHAFYEKHGGKAIILARFVPIMRTFVPFIAGVADMSYRRFVMFNVFGGIGWVLSMTMLGYFLGRSPWGEKIHLIILVVIFISILPMVVGIAKRLLSGAPKANSAL; encoded by the coding sequence ATGCAAGAGCTCTTCGCCCTGATCACCAACCTCCACACCCCCGAGGGCATTGAGGCCCTGATCCGCTCCGGCGGACTGGCGGTCCTGATCGCGATCGTCTTCGCCGAGACGGGGCTCTTGGTGGGCTTTTTCCTGCCGGGCGACTCGCTCTTGGTGACTGCGGGCGTCCTTTGCTCGCGCTCGCTCAGCGGGGGCGAACCCATTCTCAATATCTGGACCGTCAACCTGACCTTGATGGCCGCCGCGGTGATCGGAGACCAAGTAGGTTTCCTACTGGGCCGCAAGACGGGACCCAAGATCTTCGACAAGCCGGACAATCGTTTCTTCAAGAAAAAATACGCCCTCGAGGCCCACGCCTTCTACGAAAAGCACGGTGGCAAGGCGATCATCCTGGCGCGCTTCGTGCCGATCATGCGGACCTTCGTGCCATTCATCGCCGGCGTGGCCGACATGTCCTACCGCAGGTTCGTGATGTTCAACGTCTTCGGCGGCATCGGCTGGGTCCTTTCGATGACGATGCTGGGGTATTTTTTAGGCCGCAGCCCCTGGGGGGAAAAGATCCACCTGATTATCTTGGTGGTGATTTTCATCTCCATCCTGCCGATGGTCGTGGGGATCGCCAAACGCCTGCTCTCCGGCGCGCCCAAGGCGAATTCCGCCCTGTAA
- the typA gene encoding translational GTPase TypA encodes MKNPAHNEKIRNVAIIAHVDHGKTTLVDFMLKQAGTFRANQETVDRMMDSMDLERERGITIASKNCAVSYKGTKINIIDTPGHADFGGEVERGLKMVDGAILLVDSSEGPLPQTRFVLKKALEGHLKIIVVINKIDRKDARPQEVLNELYDLFIDLDADETQIEFPILYAIGREGIAQKTLQDRGTDLGPLFDAIIQEVPAPGYDPAEPFQMLVTNLGYSDYLGRLAIGRVFQGTAKKNDSLTCIGKDGQAKALKVSNLQTYEGLKFQEVDQVEPGDIVILSGIEDVAIGDTICTVAQPKALKRLVVDEPTVAMKFMINTSPFSGREGKFVQSRKILERLQKETLHNVALRVEEGETPDSFLVKGRGEFQMAILIETMRREGFELAVGRPQIIFKEEGGVQLEPIEHLFVDIPEDFMGVITEKLSMRQGRMINMVNHGTGRIRLEFSIPSRGLIGYRNEFLTDTKGVGLMNSYLSGYEPLRGEIKSRVSGSLVCDRMGESVPYALFHLEPRGVLFIGPGVPVYEGMIIGEHNRDNDLNVNPCKEKKLTNMRAAGKDENVILTPVLPMTLERAIEFIKDDELVEVTPKNIRLRKTILPANQRK; translated from the coding sequence ATGAAAAATCCCGCGCACAACGAGAAGATCCGCAACGTCGCCATCATCGCCCACGTCGACCACGGCAAGACCACCCTGGTCGACTTCATGCTGAAGCAGGCCGGCACCTTCCGGGCCAACCAGGAGACCGTCGACCGGATGATGGACAGCATGGACCTCGAGCGGGAGCGCGGCATCACCATCGCCTCCAAGAACTGCGCGGTCAGCTACAAAGGCACCAAGATCAACATCATCGACACCCCCGGCCACGCCGACTTCGGCGGCGAGGTCGAGCGCGGCCTCAAGATGGTCGACGGGGCCATCCTGCTGGTCGATTCCTCCGAGGGCCCCTTGCCCCAGACCCGCTTCGTCCTCAAGAAGGCCCTTGAGGGCCACCTCAAGATCATCGTCGTCATCAACAAGATCGACCGCAAGGACGCGCGCCCCCAGGAGGTCTTGAACGAGCTCTACGATCTCTTCATCGACTTGGACGCCGACGAGACCCAGATCGAGTTTCCCATCCTCTACGCGATCGGCCGCGAGGGCATCGCGCAAAAGACCTTGCAGGACAGGGGCACGGACCTGGGCCCGCTCTTCGACGCTATCATTCAAGAAGTCCCGGCGCCGGGCTACGACCCCGCCGAACCCTTCCAGATGCTGGTCACCAACCTCGGCTATTCCGACTACCTGGGGCGCCTCGCGATCGGCCGCGTCTTCCAGGGTACGGCCAAGAAGAACGACAGCCTGACCTGCATCGGCAAGGACGGCCAGGCCAAGGCCCTCAAGGTCTCCAACTTGCAAACCTACGAGGGCCTCAAGTTCCAGGAGGTCGACCAGGTCGAGCCCGGCGACATCGTGATCCTTTCGGGCATCGAGGACGTCGCGATCGGCGACACCATCTGCACCGTCGCCCAACCCAAGGCCCTGAAGCGCCTGGTGGTCGACGAGCCCACCGTCGCGATGAAATTCATGATCAACACCTCGCCCTTTTCGGGGCGGGAGGGGAAGTTCGTCCAATCCCGAAAGATCCTCGAGCGCCTGCAGAAGGAGACCCTGCACAACGTGGCCTTAAGGGTGGAGGAGGGGGAGACCCCGGACAGCTTTTTGGTGAAGGGCCGCGGCGAGTTTCAGATGGCCATCCTGATCGAGACCATGCGCCGGGAGGGCTTCGAGCTGGCCGTGGGCCGGCCCCAGATCATCTTCAAGGAAGAAGGCGGCGTCCAGCTCGAGCCCATCGAGCACCTCTTCGTCGACATCCCCGAGGACTTCATGGGGGTGATCACCGAGAAGCTCTCGATGCGGCAGGGCCGGATGATCAACATGGTCAACCACGGGACCGGGCGGATCCGACTCGAGTTTTCGATCCCCTCGCGGGGCCTGATCGGCTACCGCAACGAGTTCCTCACCGACACCAAGGGCGTGGGCCTGATGAATTCCTACCTAAGCGGCTACGAGCCCCTGCGCGGCGAGATCAAGAGCCGGGTGAGCGGTTCGCTGGTCTGCGACCGGATGGGCGAGAGCGTGCCTTACGCCCTGTTCCACCTCGAGCCCCGCGGCGTCCTCTTCATCGGCCCCGGCGTCCCCGTCTACGAGGGGATGATCATCGGCGAGCACAACCGCGACAACGACCTGAACGTGAATCCCTGCAAAGAGAAGAAGCTGACCAACATGCGCGCCGCCGGCAAGGACGAGAACGTCATCCTGACCCCCGTCCTGCCCATGACCCTGGAGCGGGCGATCGAGTTCATCAAAGATGATGAATTGGTTGAAGTGACGCCGAAAAACATTCGATTGCGCAAGACGATTTTGCCGGCCAATCAGCGCAAGTAG
- a CDS encoding alpha/beta hydrolase, with product MKAAEPTHQFFKTWDGYELYYQSWIPEKKKGSLVVLHGLGEHSGRYRFFIDYFLDQGWALYLMDQRGHGKSPGPRSHADRFQDLVDDLERFVGLVREREAKLPLFLVAHSFGGQVGVNYLARRPKELKGAVLSSPNLKLALPVPALKKILGTAASRFLPEVLIPNDIHASWVSHDEAVVRAYEEDPLVARKISLKLGAEILKNLDEVMALAPEIKTPLLIVHGGDDKITAAEGSREFFERVEIKDKQLKVYPGYFHETFNEVGKEKVFRDIEHWLEARLHK from the coding sequence ATGAAGGCCGCCGAGCCGACGCACCAATTTTTCAAGACCTGGGACGGCTATGAGCTGTACTACCAGTCTTGGATTCCCGAAAAAAAGAAGGGGAGCCTCGTCGTCCTGCACGGCCTGGGCGAGCATTCGGGCCGCTACCGCTTCTTCATCGACTACTTCCTCGACCAAGGCTGGGCGCTCTACCTGATGGATCAACGCGGCCATGGCAAAAGCCCCGGCCCGCGCTCCCACGCCGACCGCTTCCAAGACTTGGTCGACGACCTCGAGCGCTTCGTCGGCCTGGTCCGCGAGCGCGAGGCGAAGCTGCCCTTGTTTCTCGTGGCCCACTCCTTCGGCGGGCAGGTCGGGGTCAACTACCTGGCGCGCAGGCCCAAAGAGCTGAAGGGCGCGGTACTCTCGAGCCCCAATTTGAAACTGGCCCTGCCGGTCCCGGCCCTGAAGAAAATCCTCGGCACCGCCGCCTCCCGCTTTCTGCCCGAGGTCCTCATCCCCAACGACATCCACGCCTCCTGGGTCTCGCACGACGAGGCGGTGGTCCGCGCCTACGAGGAAGACCCCCTGGTCGCGCGCAAGATCAGCCTGAAGCTCGGCGCCGAGATTTTGAAAAACCTCGACGAGGTGATGGCCCTGGCGCCGGAAATTAAGACGCCGCTCTTGATCGTCCACGGCGGCGACGACAAGATTACCGCGGCCGAAGGCAGTCGGGAGTTCTTCGAACGCGTCGAGATCAAGGACAAGCAGCTCAAGGTCTATCCCGGCTATTTCCACGAGACCTTCAACGAGGTCGGCAAAGAGAAGGTCTTTCGCGACATCGAACACTGGCTGGAAGCGAGGTTGCACAAGTGA
- a CDS encoding VWA domain-containing protein, whose protein sequence is MRFNHPDLVFLFFLVPLLLALLFYQAYRRKKAWRALADEPLRANLMPQRAPWRIALKNGLKVLALVFMILALMEPQWGMKEEEVTLKGADLMLVLDVSNSMLAQDLKPSRMERMKRKLRDLLQMLAGDRVGLIAFAGRSFLLSPLTIDYGTLEMFVDELSPNTIPVQGTDLSGALSLAIKAMSDKESAKAILVFSDGEDFSEKLDKMIETLKEKKIKVFALGFGTPEGAPIPEPGGGFKTNPEGEMVVSKLKEEALKDLALKTGGAYVRTVSGDEDLRQLYVKGVRGALELSELKAARKQVWESRFYWPLGIALAFLALERLISESRRPKKGLNFANGY, encoded by the coding sequence ATGCGCTTCAACCACCCCGACTTGGTTTTCCTGTTCTTCCTGGTGCCCTTGCTCCTGGCGCTGCTCTTCTACCAGGCCTACCGCCGGAAGAAGGCCTGGCGAGCCCTGGCCGACGAGCCCCTGCGCGCCAACCTGATGCCCCAGCGCGCGCCCTGGCGCATCGCCCTCAAGAACGGCCTCAAGGTCCTGGCCCTCGTCTTTATGATCCTCGCCCTGATGGAACCGCAGTGGGGGATGAAGGAAGAAGAGGTCACGCTCAAGGGCGCCGACCTGATGCTGGTGCTGGACGTCTCTAACTCGATGCTGGCCCAGGACCTCAAGCCCTCGCGGATGGAACGGATGAAGCGCAAGCTCCGCGACCTCTTGCAGATGCTGGCGGGGGACCGGGTCGGCCTGATCGCCTTCGCCGGCCGCAGCTTCCTGCTGTCCCCGCTGACCATCGACTACGGGACCCTCGAGATGTTCGTCGACGAGCTCAGCCCCAACACCATCCCCGTGCAGGGGACGGACCTGAGCGGGGCTCTCTCGCTCGCGATCAAGGCGATGAGCGACAAAGAATCGGCCAAGGCGATTCTGGTATTCTCCGACGGAGAGGATTTCAGCGAAAAGCTCGACAAGATGATCGAGACCTTAAAAGAGAAGAAAATCAAGGTCTTCGCCCTGGGCTTCGGCACCCCGGAGGGGGCCCCCATCCCCGAACCGGGCGGAGGTTTTAAGACCAACCCGGAAGGGGAAATGGTCGTATCTAAGTTGAAGGAGGAGGCCCTCAAGGACCTCGCCCTTAAGACCGGCGGGGCCTACGTGCGAACGGTGAGCGGAGACGAGGACCTGCGCCAGCTCTACGTCAAGGGGGTCCGCGGCGCCCTCGAGCTGAGCGAGCTGAAGGCCGCCCGCAAGCAGGTCTGGGAGAGCCGTTTTTACTGGCCGCTGGGGATCGCGCTGGCCTTCCTGGCGCTGGAACGCCTGATCTCCGAATCGCGACGCCCGAAAAAGGGACTGAATTTCGCCAATGGATATTAA
- the pyrE gene encoding orotate phosphoribosyltransferase, with translation MSDFYFDGKQTTLHPEGATLVGQLMGELAAEHFAEAQAVGGPTLGADPIATAIAVTSFLRGFPLLSFIVRKEPKGHGTMSWIEGASHLRPGMRVILVEDVITSGGSILKACKAVREAGLVPLGVMVIVDREEGGREALEAEGLKVRSLFTKTELLA, from the coding sequence ATGAGCGACTTCTACTTCGACGGCAAGCAGACCACCCTCCATCCGGAAGGCGCAACCCTGGTCGGGCAGCTGATGGGCGAGCTGGCGGCCGAGCATTTCGCCGAGGCCCAGGCCGTCGGGGGCCCCACGCTGGGCGCCGACCCCATCGCCACCGCGATCGCCGTCACTTCTTTCCTGCGCGGCTTCCCGCTGCTCAGCTTCATCGTCCGCAAAGAACCCAAGGGCCACGGCACCATGAGCTGGATCGAGGGGGCGAGCCACCTGAGGCCGGGGATGCGGGTGATTTTAGTCGAAGACGTCATCACCTCGGGCGGCTCCATCCTGAAGGCCTGCAAGGCGGTCCGCGAGGCCGGCTTAGTGCCCCTGGGCGTCATGGTGATCGTCGACCGGGAGGAGGGCGGGCGCGAGGCCCTCGAGGCGGAGGGTTTGAAAGTGCGCAGTCTCTTTACCAAAACGGAATTGTTGGCGTGA
- the pgsA gene encoding CDP-diacylglycerol--glycerol-3-phosphate 3-phosphatidyltransferase — protein MDSLKTAKKREYFNLPNYLTLGRILLIPVVLVLIAKISPEKSVRDNLVMGIAAALVFILAGVSDLVDGYYARKYKINGVFGKYFDPLADKLLILAVMIMLIPIGRIPAWMVIVFLAREISITALRGMAASEQIDLPADYWGKKKAATQTLALIGLMVYYPFLGLDFGRMGWILLILSLVIAVGSGVNYVVQFSRTILQRYR, from the coding sequence ATGGACAGCTTGAAGACCGCCAAAAAGCGGGAGTATTTCAACCTCCCCAACTACCTCACCCTGGGCAGGATCCTGCTGATTCCCGTCGTTTTGGTCCTGATCGCCAAGATCTCCCCCGAAAAGAGCGTCCGCGACAACCTGGTCATGGGCATCGCCGCCGCCCTGGTCTTCATCCTGGCCGGCGTCAGCGACCTGGTCGACGGCTATTACGCGCGCAAGTACAAGATCAACGGCGTCTTCGGAAAATACTTCGACCCCCTGGCCGACAAGCTGCTGATCCTGGCGGTGATGATCATGCTGATCCCGATCGGCCGCATCCCGGCCTGGATGGTCATCGTATTCCTGGCCCGCGAGATCTCGATCACCGCGCTGCGGGGCATGGCAGCCTCCGAGCAGATCGACCTGCCGGCGGACTACTGGGGCAAGAAGAAGGCCGCCACCCAGACCCTCGCCCTGATCGGCCTGATGGTCTACTACCCCTTCCTCGGTCTCGACTTCGGACGGATGGGCTGGATCCTCCTGATCCTTTCCCTGGTCATCGCCGTCGGCTCCGGGGTCAACTACGTCGTCCAATTCTCCCGCACCATCCTCCAGAGGTACCGATGA
- a CDS encoding tetratricopeptide repeat protein yields the protein MDINRTLKLLGILALTLAAVGAIPVRAWAGPWDTWREYRGRKAYEEKNYPEAQKNFEENLKADADAQDYYNLGATQYRMGAFDKARESFEAAVKTGTPTQQEQALYNLGNTQYRLGKLPESIQAYEQALKLKPDDAEAKLNLEFVKRRLQKQQEAQRQQQEQQQQQNQQGEQQQQQAQGGQQDQQQQSSGSDQQKQDQAQSQGQKPQDQQQPGQGGQKQEQQDSQQAQGGQGQDQKKEAPQAEQEKPPQEGQSGQQPEPQKQAEAGEQGKQKQAQQGSKPDSGSQAQPQGAEGEKPQPQAQGGSQGQAEPERSGDQKSQGPQAGQQPDRAEGEPKTPEPGEGEQAGDRQAQKDSPEGQGQNQGETSQGSQDRGEAGQGQKKPNLEGQLEAAGEAPKEGQGGGRQGRVKAKPGPGEQEAERWLEMIEDKSEAIRNKQIREAMGRSRTPENDW from the coding sequence ATGGATATTAACCGGACGCTAAAACTTCTCGGCATCCTAGCCCTCACGCTGGCGGCGGTGGGCGCGATTCCCGTCCGCGCCTGGGCGGGTCCTTGGGACACTTGGCGGGAATACCGGGGGCGCAAGGCCTACGAGGAGAAGAACTACCCGGAGGCCCAAAAAAACTTCGAGGAAAACTTGAAGGCCGACGCCGACGCCCAAGACTACTACAACCTGGGCGCGACGCAGTACCGGATGGGCGCCTTCGACAAGGCCCGCGAGAGCTTCGAGGCCGCGGTCAAGACCGGAACGCCGACGCAGCAAGAACAAGCCCTTTACAATCTCGGCAACACCCAATACCGCTTGGGCAAGCTGCCGGAGTCGATCCAGGCCTACGAGCAGGCCCTGAAGCTGAAACCCGACGACGCCGAGGCCAAGCTCAACCTCGAGTTCGTCAAGCGCCGGCTGCAGAAGCAGCAGGAGGCCCAGCGGCAACAACAAGAACAGCAACAGCAGCAGAACCAACAAGGCGAACAACAGCAACAACAGGCCCAGGGCGGCCAGCAAGACCAACAGCAGCAGAGCTCCGGTTCGGACCAGCAAAAACAAGACCAGGCCCAATCCCAGGGGCAAAAACCCCAGGACCAACAGCAGCCAGGGCAGGGCGGTCAAAAACAGGAGCAACAGGACTCGCAGCAGGCCCAAGGCGGCCAAGGTCAAGACCAAAAGAAAGAGGCGCCACAGGCGGAGCAGGAAAAGCCTCCGCAAGAGGGCCAAAGCGGCCAGCAGCCCGAGCCACAAAAACAGGCGGAGGCGGGAGAACAGGGCAAGCAAAAGCAAGCCCAACAAGGTTCTAAGCCGGATTCCGGATCGCAGGCCCAGCCCCAGGGCGCCGAGGGCGAAAAGCCGCAGCCTCAGGCCCAGGGCGGATCCCAAGGCCAAGCGGAGCCGGAAAGGTCTGGAGACCAAAAATCCCAGGGCCCGCAGGCCGGCCAACAACCGGATCGAGCCGAGGGCGAGCCGAAAACACCGGAACCCGGCGAAGGCGAGCAGGCCGGAGACAGACAGGCCCAAAAGGATTCCCCCGAGGGCCAGGGGCAAAATCAGGGAGAGACCTCGCAAGGTTCCCAGGACCGCGGCGAAGCAGGGCAGGGTCAGAAGAAGCCTAACCTCGAGGGCCAGCTGGAGGCCGCCGGCGAGGCGCCCAAGGAAGGCCAAGGCGGCGGCCGCCAAGGCAGGGTCAAGGCCAAGCCCGGCCCGGGCGAGCAGGAGGCCGAGCGCTGGCTGGAGATGATCGAGGACAAGAGCGAAGCGATCCGCAATAAACAGATTCGGGAGGCCATGGGCCGTTCCCGGACTCCGGAGAACGACTGGTAG
- the nadB gene encoding L-aspartate oxidase, giving the protein MNRHYDFIVLGSGIAGLSFALQAARHGSVAVLTKKNSAESNTNYAQGGIASVVSPSDNLESHVKDTLETGAGLCHEDVVRRVVGEGPHVVQELIDFGVEFSRGESGDFDLGREGGHSARRVLHAGDFTGRVIEQALLASVKAHPNIQILEHHFAVDLLTSRKLGIEENQPNRCLGAYVLDTVNRRVETFTSGVTVLATGGAGKVYLYTSNPDIATGDGLAMAWRAGAKVANLEFVQFHPTCLYHPKAKSFLLSEALRGEGGILRLKSGETFMERYDPRKELAPRDIVARAIDYELKKRGDDYVLLDMTHIPVEYLRERFPNICAKLLEFGYDLCREPVPVVPAAHYMCGGVVVNERAETSLKNLFACGEVTFTGLHGGNRLASNSLLEAVVYADLAAKHAPERLADAAAPSVDIPAWNPGDASDSDEAVVIKQNWDEIRHFMWNYVGIVRTNKRLLRAKKRIELLKEEIKEYYWNSVVTSDLLELRNIACVAELIILSALWRKESRGLHYNLDFPSPSELYRRDTILEP; this is encoded by the coding sequence ATGAATCGGCACTACGATTTCATCGTCTTGGGGAGCGGCATCGCCGGATTGAGCTTCGCCTTGCAGGCGGCCCGCCACGGGAGCGTCGCGGTCCTCACCAAAAAGAACAGCGCCGAGTCCAACACCAACTACGCCCAGGGCGGCATCGCCTCGGTCGTCTCCCCCTCCGACAACCTCGAATCCCACGTCAAGGACACCCTCGAGACCGGCGCCGGCCTCTGCCATGAAGACGTCGTCCGCCGCGTCGTCGGCGAGGGACCGCACGTCGTGCAAGAGCTGATCGACTTCGGCGTCGAGTTCAGCCGCGGCGAGTCGGGCGACTTCGACCTGGGCCGCGAGGGCGGCCACAGCGCTCGCCGCGTCCTGCACGCCGGGGATTTCACCGGGCGGGTGATCGAGCAGGCCCTGCTCGCCTCCGTCAAGGCCCATCCCAACATTCAAATTCTCGAGCACCACTTCGCCGTCGACCTGCTGACCTCCCGCAAGCTGGGCATCGAGGAAAACCAGCCCAACCGCTGCCTGGGCGCCTACGTCCTCGACACGGTGAACCGCCGCGTCGAGACCTTCACCTCGGGAGTGACCGTCCTCGCCACCGGAGGGGCCGGCAAGGTCTATCTCTACACTAGCAACCCCGATATCGCGACCGGCGACGGCCTGGCGATGGCCTGGCGCGCGGGGGCCAAGGTGGCCAACCTCGAGTTCGTCCAGTTCCACCCGACCTGTCTCTATCACCCCAAGGCCAAGTCCTTCCTGCTCTCCGAGGCCCTGCGCGGCGAGGGCGGGATCCTGCGCCTGAAGAGCGGCGAGACCTTCATGGAGCGCTACGACCCGCGCAAAGAGCTGGCACCCCGCGACATCGTCGCCCGAGCCATCGATTACGAGCTGAAAAAACGTGGCGACGATTACGTCCTTCTGGACATGACCCATATCCCCGTCGAATACCTGCGCGAGCGCTTCCCCAACATCTGCGCGAAGCTTTTGGAATTCGGCTACGACCTCTGCCGCGAACCGGTGCCGGTGGTCCCCGCCGCCCACTACATGTGCGGCGGCGTGGTTGTGAACGAGCGGGCCGAGACTTCCTTGAAGAACCTCTTCGCCTGCGGCGAGGTCACCTTCACCGGCCTGCACGGCGGCAATCGCCTGGCCAGCAATTCCCTGCTCGAGGCCGTCGTCTATGCCGACCTGGCCGCGAAGCACGCCCCCGAGCGCCTCGCGGACGCCGCGGCGCCGAGCGTGGACATCCCCGCCTGGAATCCCGGCGACGCCTCCGATTCCGACGAGGCGGTGGTCATCAAGCAAAACTGGGATGAGATACGCCACTTCATGTGGAATTACGTCGGAATCGTCCGCACCAACAAGCGCCTGCTGCGCGCGAAAAAGCGGATCGAGCTGCTCAAGGAAGAAATCAAAGAATATTACTGGAATTCGGTCGTGACCTCCGACCTGCTGGAGCTGCGCAACATCGCCTGCGTCGCCGAGCTGATCATCCTCTCGGCCTTGTGGCGCAAGGAGAGCCGCGGCCTGCACTACAACCTCGACTTCCCCTCCCCCTCCGAGCTCTATCGCCGGGATACGATCCTGGAGCCGTAG